The Arvicola amphibius chromosome 11, mArvAmp1.2, whole genome shotgun sequence genomic interval gtttgctaactcttacatcttaatttaacctatctccattaatctgtgcatcaccacaaggtcatggcctaccagcaaagattcaaTTCCTCTGTCTCCAGCTGAGGCTCCAGctgaggctccatggcttctccctgactctgcctcctttctttcagcattaagtttagttttccccacctagctctactccaccctatcacaggcctaagacagcttctttattaaacaatggtattcacagcatacagaggggaatgccacatcacttcctctttttaaataaaaaggaaggttttaactttaacatagtaaaattacatataacaaagaaaGTATCAAGCAGTAATTATAGTTAaggtatttatatctactttatcttttatcataactgaggaaaactataactacttcaactccattaaagattccagaaggatatagtattacctaagtaaacagaaagtgcattgtatgCTACTGTCAGAATGCTAGAGCTGACAGaagcatctcactgcctggatagtcacccaaagttcttctataccactggctcatccatcttcagcctatgggcccatagtatccagcagacttttccatgaagcaggaaatttatttatttatttatttatttatttatttatttatttatttatttatttattatgtatacagcattctgcctgcatgtatgcctgcacaccagttTTCAtcttagatggttgtgagccaccatgtggttgcttggaattgaactcaggacctctggaagagcagccagtttgcttaacctctgagccatctcttcagccctgaagcaggaagttttaaagacagtttcccctatattggcagtttgttagtaactttcttctgtgtcctgcaaaaggTCTGACAGATTCTtttataaagcaggaaccccaaaggaccatctcacctttaggcaagtttagcagtcatctctccattggtcctgcatgtccacttcacacagcatagcatcaagcagtccaaggaagagaagtttcttgccccaatggctagcaaactctataaggagccttttcaatgtccatcttcctcttgaggtaattgttgctgccaggagcagatgtgtcttgtgtcatgaaaagtcctaagttcttaaaacactttaaatgctatgctctgaaggtctctgaaagatttgaagaatacctaactgaaatatatctctatatatctagaaaacctaacatggctagaagcttgactattatagatgactctctattaacctatatttcttaattatacattacatttttaaatgaactgcacaaacacaataccttaatcaagagcagaaatagacatataacaaaattaaccttaaatttgtatcaacaaaccaagatttataccaatatACATCACTATAACataccctttaaatgtaaacaaacatttataaacaatcatttaaggaatttgggtgtagttctctctaaactgcttcctgctttttgtgggccaagtaatttttgggggtgttcatggtgaccttttgaGGGTCTTAgttcatcaaaccatattagtctagaagggattccacaggttctcatcttctgttgcttttccaaagcaacaaatccttggatccaaatttggaagtcataatacctttagAACACATATGCTggattagtttagcagcccatacaatgaaatgtctctctgtactagctccttcacagtcaaaaaatgcaaatgaaacacaataatatacataatccagatgtTCTGTGTATATTgtatctttacatgacttattcattattattctattactttttaatatttattttattatcttttctcctttaatctatgtctgtactctgtctctttaaaaactttgttttgttttgtttaaactcatttattattataactctctatactctttttcttctctctcttccaagctgacatacatttatccaacactgtgacccgtTTAGAGGTcgtttccatctgaatttgtctttattgcgtatctgtaattatcttttgaccaggaacatttttttaatgctaagtgggtgGGGCTAAAACCAAGTCCACAGTCCTGACTGTTTGCTCcacacagtccagcatggtggaacTGTTCACTGCCTATGAAAGCCATGTACactgccccatttttaggcatgTAGAgggtctatgttgtcattaagcaagttgtagcattctgcttacaaaccccatttaaatgctccatagccagacttCATCAGAGTTTGTATGGTAGCATAGCCCAGGAAGcagccattttaaaatggcacagctttttttcttttctgttactgctGAACCAGgaagacttcttttaaaaaagctgcagTATGCTGCCAGCAGCAAGCAAAATGCAGgctatgcttaactctgttcttttgtgtctagaattacttttgaACATTTCttgggttttaagtggatttagttggccataATCCTACATCACAATTGGACTTTGTATCTAGAgatattaaatgtattaaaagtCAAATACATGCATTTCTACACTGTTGGGAAACATCATGCTgaagtacattttttaaagaattatataaaAGATGCTGTCTTGCCTAAAAGGAGTACTAGCTGTTTGCACTGATCTGAATTCCAGAACCCAGCTTCAACTTGTCCAACTGGGAACTGTTACATGATGAGACTGGCAACACCCTCTGCTAGGGTCTGCAGTTCAGTTAGATGCCCTTACCAACTGCTTTGTTCCCTTTCCTAAGGATGGAGCGTCTGAACTTAAAACTTGAGAGTCTTTTATTGCTATCCTCtagttacaaaaaacaaaactgggaagTATGTCATTCTTAGTTTCcttcatttttgtcatttataaAGCTTTTCCATTAATTGGACACACACAACCCAATCTTATTATAGGaaataagtcagactcagaaagacaaatactaaatattttctttcatatataaagTCTAAGCATAAAACTATATATGTTTATGGACATAGAAGGGGTCTTGAAACTTGAAGGGGATCATGGCGGGAGGAAGAGATAAATCTTTAATTGGGAGGATAACAGGATTCATGTGATGTTATATTAGAAGAGGGAACTGTTGGAGGACAAATGTGATGGGGGAGGGTGGTGAAGGACCGGCTAAATTAGAATAAAGTATAATGACTCGAAtgcatgaaaatgccataatgaaatgtATCACTTCATATGCTaccttaaaacaaatgttttaatctaagacttcattttaaaaagaaaatacacacactTTTCATTTGCATCCTGTCTTCATAGTTTCTGGGACAGTAGAAATTCTTGGCTTTAGTTGTCATCCACTTCTTCCTATTCTAGGAATCATTCATTCCAGCCTCAAATTCAAAAGACACCAGAGAGAGttcttatctttattattattttaataggcatgcaaaaatgtgaaataaaaaaagaaatgaccctgcttcagacaaagaaaaccatctttatgaaggaaaaattcaaatgctggatcaaacattttaaatcacttgatcttgtgtgtgtgtgtgtgtgtgtgtgtgtgtgtgtgttttacagacAATTGAAACCAGGCAAACTTCATAGTAGCCAAAATTTTAACGAGTGATGGAGTTTCACTGGCATTTAAGAGGTCAAACACAATGATCTTGTGCTTTCACTTAACTGTGGTAGGGTGGGCACATGCctccatacccacacacatagcATGACCTATCACTTCTGTATAGCAGTAACTCGGCTGGGAAACAGGagccatgaggttctgagaaatTTAGTATGCTCATTAAGTTCCAtatctctatttttctatttcttcctcattGAACCCATACTAGAAATACTAATTTTATAGAAAAGGTAGTTGTTCCAAAGGTTAGGGGTGAAATTCATGCTTCTGGGTTAGATAGTGTCAAAGGCATTGCGGTTTCCTGCGACTGCATCTTTTTCCTCTAGGTGTTTTAGAGTAGCTTAGAGCACAGAGCACCAGGAGGCAGGCAACTCTTCAGGGGCAGGTATTCTTTCCTGAAGAGGACGGAACCAGAGCCTCACTTGAAGGAGGCCCTCACCACTCTACCCTTGACGGGCTGCGGAGGACGCCAGTTCCCCACTAGGGGAACCGGGGGCTCATTCTCAGCGCTGGCAAAGAGGCTACGCAGCTTGGCCATCTGTAAGGGGAAGCAGACTGTTAGAAACCACTGGCTTTCTAAGCTGGCCACAGCAAACTACAGACCCAGTCTCCATGGAGAGGTCATGAGTTGGCAAATATCAGTTCATAACATAAACATTTCTTTACATTCAGGATGCCCTGCTCTCTGGATAACCACTTTTCCTACTTGCATTTCTCCCGAGTTGTAAACTGAGGGGCCAGCATGAGGTGTATCACTTTACATAAAAAGGGATGATAATTTGTTGAATGCCTGCAAATAAGAAAAACCTTGATAGGCTTCCGTTGTGTTACCAACTCACGTATTTATGAAATTACTTTaaaggatgagaaaaaaattaaaaccaggcCATATGTTAAAATGTTAGGCCgagcggtggtagtgcacacctgtaaacccagcactcaggaggcagagacaggcagatctctgtgagttcaaagccagcctggtctacgagaactagttccaggacaggcaccaaaactatacagaaaaaccctgtctcgaaaaacaaacaaacaacaacaaacgttaaccacttccttccttttttttttctttcttaaaggatcataaaataggaaattatcataaaaacattttatgccTGGCAGTCTGCATGGTTCAGTGTGTGAAGGTCCTTAtgacaagcctgacaaccttGGATGCCCAACCTGTAATTGCACTCACCTGGTCTGAGCTCACGGTCATGGGCTCCTTCAGCAGCAACCACACGATGCACTCTTCGCAGGGCGGTGTGGTGAAGGAGCCATGGTAGGTCCAGTAGTCCCGGCAAGCAGGAAACAGGCACGATGGGTCGAAGTGAGTGAAAGGAGCCTCCTTGCCCTAGAAGACCAGACCACTCTAAGAGGACACGTGCACTCTGCGCCCCCTAGAGGCTTCACATACTCATTTATGAGAACGGATTTCACTAGCGAAAAGGAAAGCTGCCATTTGAACAGGTTTAGACCCTTCACTAGTAAACCTCAGATGAAAAGGATTTCGCTTTATGTTCTGACTCTATCTGTTAGAGTCACTGCAGTATTTTATTCCTTGTTTTCATGGTCGGTAGGGCTGCGATTCTGTCCTTTCTCACAGGGAATACTCAGAATGAAGAATACTTCTTGGAAGTTGATTTGAAGACTTTCACTTCAGTACATTTCATGCTCAGAATATCTACTTCTTCTAGTGTCCACACTTAAAAGCCGCTACTTGGAATAATCTCAAAAACAGCTAAATGAGTCTGTTAGTTAGAAGAGTCTACTGTTAATATTAAGCTTATATAGGAGCTACCAGAAAACTACAATACTAAGATTAAAGAATGACAGTGGGTGGCATAGGGAACCTCAATGATCCTGTGCCCATcatggaggggggaaggagacCCCGGAACGTCTCACTCACCTCCCTGTGGAAAGTCCTTATCTCATAGGCTGACCAACAAATGAAATAACAGATGTGAAAGTGCTGTAAGGACTCAACGCTAAAGAAATATGAGGATATTTACTTTTGTATGCAAACATATGGCATCCATCAGACAGTGGCAGGTTTTCCcagaaattcaaagacaattGATATGTACTGACTCAAGTTTACCATCCGTAAATGAATTTCTCTTACCTTGGTCTTAATTTTGTCCAGGGCATCAAGGAGAATCTGGaactctcctttctcccttcctatcTGTAAGAAAATAGACATCCAAtaagatatttttttccttcttcataaTTGGAAATCATCATAAAAGCTGATTTGACCCATCCACTTGCTATTGGTGTTTTATAAGTTTTCCATGGTCTCTGGTTAAGCCAGATGTAAGTTTATTCATCCTAAAAGATGGTAGAATGTATGTTTTCTAATCTAAATTTGGATTTCAGTTCTCTGAAGTTCAAAACCACAAAATTACATGTTGGTTTCAACTCTATTTCCTTGGCCCTCTCTCAaagagatttcattttttaaaagaggcagAGCAAAAGTAGATAATGTTTCCACAACTGAATTTACTGTCTCTCCCCTCACAGTCCTCTCCATGGATTCAGAACATAGAACAAACTAGGTCATTCACTGGCTTAAAACTCAGATTGGGTTACCACGAGGTTCATGTGTTAATGTCACTAAGTCTTCTTTAAACCAAGGTTGGCTGaacaacacacacattctttgCGCCATTCTAGCCTGAGATCCTGTGGGAGGGGGGCCCCCTTAAGCTGAGGGTAGGTCCAAGCAGTCACTTGGCATCAAAGAAGTTTCCAGCACTGACTTTCCTGTCTCCAGTGTGATGGCAAAGAGCAGTGTGAAAAGAATATAAACACATGTCAGACTCACACACCCTCGTCCTTGTCTTTCCCTTCATAAGCCCTGAGCCTCTATTTTCATACATGTTTCAAATATAAGGAAAAGGTGGAATGCATGGTCTCTAAACATTAGTAATGGGTTACATTCTGAATGAGAAAAAATTACCATCAATGTCTACCTTACCTTCAGAAAAATTCCAACAACAGCAATTCCATCGGGTTGCTTTAAAGCTTCTCCAAAGGTATTGTATTTTGGGTTCCAGTGAACCAGGTGAAGCTGCAACCACCAAACACAGGTTGTGAGAAAAATCCTTGGATACAGAAATAAGCAGTATTGTCCACAAGAGACTCAGATGCGTGCAACCTTCAGGTTGTTGCTGAACACTCTCATGGAAGTTGACGAAATTCTAATTATTAATAAGCAAAGCTTCAGTGAAATTTTAATAGTTCAAATAAAAAGTGTTTGAAATCATCTGCCTCCTCATTGATAGAACTCTAGTGTCTGGCAGCAAGCTTATCTTAATTTACATAGCCTATGTAATCCAGTTGTCCATATTGAGTTACTTAAAATGGCAAGATAATAGTTTATAGTTGTTAGAAGTTTTTATTCAATTTCAAAAATGTGAGATAACCCATGTACAAACATCACACTCAAAGCCTTTTtcacatttggaaaaaaattagcCTGAGATTTCTCCAGTGGTGAAGGAAATGTCCATTCAGGAAGACAGTCCTAATAATTTATTGGTTTCTACCTCGTTGGCTGTATAGAAATGGCTGTGGCACCCTAAATGTGTTATAGCTCATCTAATTTGGAAGCCAACCAGGTAATGTAGTATTTGGAGTTTCATCAAGTTTTATTTAACCAACAGTTAAGTACTCTGTCCTAGTTCATTTGGGGGCTTCACTTTGTGAGTGAGCAGCTTGAAGCAGAATGGGTTCTGCAGTTGTTTCTAAGTTTCCAGTTTTGACCATTTGAGACCTAGAGTGGACTGGGTGGTTCCCCCTACCTCAGCAGCATACTTCACTCCATCCACTGTGTGCTCAGAGCCGTGGTCATCCGAGGAGCCCCAGTGAAGATGGAACTGGCGAAGTCGGTAGGGTCCAGAGAGAGGACCACCCCTCAGCACTGTGAGTAAGATAATAAGGTGACTGATTAATCCCCCTCCCCTCTGCAGAGCCTTATCTGAAACCAGCACTCTACAGAAGACTCCATGGGTAAAACATGTCACCTCCTGGAAATATGGAACCATCTACAAGTGTTTGTAACTTAAAGTCCAAATATATCAAAGGAagaattttcctttctctcttaattttgtttgtgtttcttgttgttttaacACTTTAGGAAACAAATTAAAGTAGCAGATGTACTATAGGACCCTGAGGATAGGTTAGTAGTCCAGGGAAGAGCTAGATATTTGACGGGATTTAGATACCATTTCCGAGTCCACACACATCATTGTGTGATCTCAGGCAAGATGCTCAACTTCCCGGAACTGGTCTTTGAATCTCTAAGAAGGTGTTAATAATCCCACACTTTGCGAGCTGCTGTGAGGATTAACTGAGATCAAGCACTTAAATGGTGCTCATCTCACAGTTCCCTGTGAGGAAGGGATCACTGAGCAGGTGGGGACTCCTCCATAGTGTCCCAATTTCAGTTGTGTTTACTTTAGCGGACAAATGAGACCTCTCATACACATCTACTTTACACTATGACTGCTGGAGTTGGAGGAAACAAAATTTCAGCAGTTTCCCAGGAAGCTAGTCAGGGTGGGctgatatatatatgaaatatgataCATGACtgatatatatgaaatatgatatataatatatatgaaatatatgataATTCTTGGGCATTAGTATGGGCTTACACAACATTTACCTGAATCTCTCATGCAATTTGATCTCTAGTCATGCTGTCTGgagaataatttaaaagttcaaatatCTTCTAAAAGATACTGAAAACTGTACAGAAACCTTAAAGTCAAGATCTACCAATGTTAAGTTAGATGCAAATAGCATTGTAACAGCAGCTATTTTAAAAAGGCTTGGTTTCTTGCAGTGAGACAGGAAACCCACAGTGCAGACCTAGAGCAATAATTCTAGGCTTGAATCAGcttgatcaaatgaaaagcaggtACTTTGGTTTGTTTCTAGTCCAATCACTGAGAATAACTATGATCAGGATATGAGTATAACTTATTGGACTAAACTATATTAAATCTCTAATactcaatgttttgttttttaaaatggtcTTTTATGTGATTCTGTttgtagtttttaattttgttgttgttttttcctccaAATGGAACTTCAGCTTTTAAGGcaaaggaaaaatgggaaagaGCAGCCTGAAATAATTGCTCAAGAAATGGTAAGCTTCTGTCATCTCCCTTACCTGGAAGGTAGGAATGGCCACTCTACCATTCTTTCTTATGACATCACCAGGATGTTCATTCATTTTAGCTCATGAAGAACATGGTTCTAGGAAATTGCATTCTTGATAACTAAAGAATAATTCTTACTTAGACTTGTTTGCAAggaaataaagcttgcttaattGAAGCAAATTTTTACTCTTTAGCTCTGTATGGCCCCGAACTTATTACaaagaccaggttagcctcataTTTGTGgcagtcctcttgtctctgtctcttgggtGTTGGATTTATAGGTAAGAGCCACGAAGCCTGTCTGAAATAAAGTCAAATTAGTCTTATTTATTTCACAGATTGGATACTAGtgtagagttttaaaaaaagatattatttttccagtttcaCACTAACATTGACCCAAGAAAAAGTGGTCATATACATCAGAAACATTCAACACAAAGATTCTTTGGTTGAACCCCAGTGAGGTACTGAACCCAGGTCACCTGAACTCACACAATATCCCCACCTTTCCCCATTGATTGGCCTTTTTCCAGTCACCCAGGAAAGAGAAGAACCacttgatttctttctgtttgaggGAGCCTGTTCTCCATACCATCAGGAAACATAAGAACTTCAACTTTCAATAGTCAGAAGAAAGTCCACATGGACTCCCTGCCCAACCATAATCTGTCTCAGGAGTGTGTTATGAACATTTAACTTCGGTATATGGCCATCTTTCAACAACAGAGTAACTGAAATTAGTTGGAGGGTGTGATATTTTCATCATTCCATAAGTATAATTCTTTAAAACTAGAGCCAAGTTGAATATCATCTCCATTTCTGGGATGaatttctccctcttcccagtaATTCTGTCACTGTGTCACAAACTGCATTTTGACAATAGATATCCAAAACACCCACATGACCCTTCCTAAGTGCTGTACTTACAGGACCTGTCGTAAGTATCATCAAACACAACTCTGCAGGTCTTTCCATTATTCAGGATGGTCTTTGCAGAGCCGGGATCATAAGATGCTGACCAGGGTTGCAGAGAGGGGTCATGCCTGATGTCTTTTGTATGCAGCTCAATGGGTGACTGGTTGTCCCCTTTGGCAATTGGATAAAGTTCATGCCAGTGCTCAGGACctagtaaataaaaagaagagagtaTATTTATTTAGTACAACCCAAGGCCTCTTCCCAGTGGACTAAGCCAGAAAAATATGCATAGGCCAGAGAGTAGTCTTGGCTTCATATTGAGAGGTCTTAGGTTCAGATTAAGCAACATAGCACTTTGCGTTCCAAACTTATTTAGAACCTTGCTTATCTATCTATGCTCGATGCAGTCCCTCAGTCTATGCAGTCCCTCCCCTGGCTTGGGAATCATGAAGCCTGAAAGCTTATCTTTGAAATGAATCACATATTGATCACAGTTTTGCATTACTTTGGAGCTTTCAAGGGACACTTTTCTTCTCTTGCCTATGCCTGAGAGATGACTCAAAATCAGAACATTGCTTGTTACTGGGGCCCCAAGCTCAAAGAAACGAAGTGCTCACTGCTCAGTTTCACAGAGTAAGGTTCAATAGGACCTGACTTGGGGTTGAGTGACTTCTCAGATTCATCACTGAACTTTAGACTAGTTACAGTGTGTCTCTGAGCTTCAGATTTTTCTGTGGAAAGGAAAACAGTGAATCGTGTTCAAAGGACTAGAGGCATGGGACACCTGAAAGTTCTCAGTAAATGCTATCACTTCCTAACTACCCCTACACCCACGTTTTCCAGCACTCCTGTGAAATGCCAAGGGCAACCCTGTAATGCCCTGGCCCCACTCACCATTGTGACTGGCATAGCCCCACTCCTTAGCCATGGTCACTCTCTTGGTTCCTCAAGCTGGacagctctttccttttcttgctccagGTGTCCTGCAAAGTCCCCACGAGTCCCGACTTTTAAATAGGTCTCTTGCAGTGTGCATGGCCTTATTAGGTCAGCGGGGTAAGGCAGGGGACTAAACTGGTTTGGGGTGGTATTTTGAAGGCGGGGCGGGGAAAGCCAATGAATTACAAGAGCTGGACAGCTGTCCGGGAGAGAGGGtgacaggaggaggcaggaggggaacGGAAGCCCCCTCCTTGGCTCTCACACGAGCCAtggctccttccctctctttgcaGGTTTCCAAGCAGCAGGGCTTTCTAAGAGCTTCGTTTTCGGTCCTGCTGGTTCCCTCTTGGGTGTCTGGGCAGGCTCCGGGCACTGGCTGCAGTCCTGTTCTGCTTAGTCAGCAACTAAAAGCTGCTCTAGCAGCCTCACTCAGaagactttgcttttctttcgGACTGAAGTACCACAGGCTCCGGGCTTCTGAACGCTGAAGTTCCTTTTCCTGAAAGAATCCCCCGACGGTGGCAGGGAAAGAACTCCTCTGATCCTTTGACTCAATCATGATTCCCTTGTGAAAACATGTAAAATCCTGGGAACACAAATGAGGAGGAACCCGGGACTACACGCTGCCCAGTCCCGTTATCCTTCAAGGGATGCGTTTCTGAGGCAGATGGTGCCAGGCTTCACGTTCAGCCTAGCGGGTACGTTTGTCCAGTAGGACTCGGAGCACAACACCGGATCCTGGGCGGAGCAAGAACTCTGCTCGCCAGCCTCACCCAGCTGCAGCCAGGGACTGAGTCACACCGGGAGCTGGGCTCCATTGGTCTCAGGACGCCAAGGATACCATAAAATGAATATGTTACCTAAAAAATTCACTCTCCAAAGCATGATTACAGACTAGGCCAAAACGAGGAAAGGGTCTACGGAGTtggtttggggggaggggtcGTTTCTTTCCTCTCAGTTCTAATGTGTTTCGTAATACAATACCCACATAAAAGAAGAGTAAAACTGGAGTATCCCATGTGTGCTTGTCAAAGGTATAATTAGAAATATCCTGTTACGTCTCACACTAAATTAGTATGGCAGATGTTCGCAATTCTATGCATACATTATAAAATTTCTTGTTGGAcaagaatatctttttaaaagaccaGAAAGAAATTAATTGAATGAGATTTCTGTATGCATTTTCTTATaccttctactttttaaaatggctttttccattttacttttcCTTGGGGGGTTACAAAACCTGAGAAGGAAGTCTCTCATCATGGCAAAGACAGCTCATCGACTAGGCATGTGGAATGCCTGACCACACTCAGAACCTGGACGCCAGGGTAGTCAGTCTCCAGGGTATTTTTGTGACCAGGGATCACTTGATCCACACAATAGCACTGTGGAATCAGGAACCCTCAGTTAGTTTGGAAAATCCAAGCAAACACAGCTCTAAGCTAAGGGGCCACGCGTGTCTGGGTCTCTAGCTTATTGTGATAGTTCTGCTGAGTTTGCAGTTACCACAGGCGATTTAAAGTTACCAGTACGTGGTTATGGGTGAATAAGCCAGAATCTCACTCCAGGCCATCAACTCTGACCTGGGTGATCAGGAGATTGATAACTAAATCTCATAATTACCAATAGCTATTTATTACTGATTATTGAGTTAAGACAAACAAGAAATTCATTGTGCTACCACTGTTCGTACCAGAGATACTTTTTAACTGCTTCATTTACAATTTAATAATGCACACAGTGGGGAATATAAAAAACACtaagtagaaaaatgaaatatctaaCAGATTTACATACAATAATTTTGAAAGCAGTACTTGGAATTTTTACTTTCTTGTAAAAAATTAGTGAAAAGTATAATTTAGCATAATGTATAATGAATTGTGTAATTCTAAGCCGGAAGTGTGGCTTACATCTCAAAAGAAAGTCCCTATGTTTCCAACTACagtatatagaaagaaatggaatacacctttcacttctaacaatgctgcCTGTAGATCCTGTAGAATTCTTAAGTTACTTCTTCATCACCCTgtttgtctgcatgccaccaggtttcctgccatggtgacaatggactaaacctctgagactgtatgtaaatcccaaataaatgttttcctttataagagttgtcatggtcatacTATCTCTTTACAATtaacataacatttaaaatataatgcatgTACATACTTGGAATTTAATAGATATCCAATAATTACTAggtaagaaaaatagaaacataaagtAGATACAATTGCATTCTGGTTAACCAACTCCTAATTAAATGAAAGCTACATGGAGATAAATCCAGGCCTGGTTTTGTTTAGAACCACATACTCCATATTTTGTTTGATGTCAGATAATTATGTAGCATACAGTATGGCAAGGAAGGAGTGCAGGAAGGCAAGGGTGGAGTGGGAGCCCAAGCCTCAAGCACAGATGAATGGCCTGAGGAGCTGGCTTGGtctctcaaacaacaacaacaaaaaaaaggagcTGCTCAGTCATAGACTTTGATGAAAGACTTAAATATGCTTAAAATCTCTGGAGAGTATACAGTAGCATCTCCAAAATTCCTCATGTATGGGTGAAGCACCTATAACATCAATTGCATGTATAAAGTCAACCCTAGTGTCTAAATGCAACCTCCAGTGATCTTCCTATTGCTGACATCATAGCACAAGTCGAGTTATGCAGGTTATTGCAATATACTCAGTGTGGCTGTAATGTCTCTCTGTGGCAGGGTCTTTGCGCTTTCTTAACTCATATAGAATGCTTTTCCTCCAAAGCTCTCTGTGATCAGGTTCTTCTTCAAGACATAGCTTCAGCTTAAAAGTAACGAGCTCAGAATGGCCTTCCTAATTTTCCCATCTAGATAGATGTCCCTGTATGATATTTATGATTTATCTTCTACTTCTTATTGTAACTGTTCATATTTATAGCATGCAGTGTGATATTTTAATATGCGAATATAGCATAAAACCAACTTGGTGTACTTAAAGCTTTC includes:
- the Ca3 gene encoding carbonic anhydrase 3, whose translation is MAKEWGYASHNGPEHWHELYPIAKGDNQSPIELHTKDIRHDPSLQPWSASYDPGSAKTILNNGKTCRVVFDDTYDRSLLRGGPLSGPYRLRQFHLHWGSSDDHGSEHTVDGVKYAAELHLVHWNPKYNTFGEALKQPDGIAVVGIFLKIGREKGEFQILLDALDKIKTKGKEAPFTHFDPSCLFPACRDYWTYHGSFTTPPCEECIVWLLLKEPMTVSSDQMAKLRSLFASAENEPPVPLVGNWRPPQPVKGRVVRASFK